In the genome of Acidobacteriota bacterium, one region contains:
- a CDS encoding multifunctional oxoglutarate decarboxylase/oxoglutarate dehydrogenase thiamine pyrophosphate-binding subunit/dihydrolipoyllysine-residue succinyltransferase subunit codes for MSRFGHNRGYIDELYNAYRENPASVSEAWQEFFRDYRDDTVAPPSAPMSAAAVPPPPTPTPTETDAKPIRGIAARIVSNMEASLAVPTATSSRDIAVKLLEENRRILNQHQSTVMGARLSFTHLIGWAIVRALVTHPQMNAHFVDVDGKPHLVDDPEVKLGLAIDVERKGERVLLVPGIPSAQTLNFPEFVAAYNDLVVRARDNQLQVDEFAGTTVTLTNPGMIGTSMSVPRLMQGQGTIIGVGRIGYPPVYSGMSPRMIGDLGLSKTMTITSTYDHRVIQGAESGGFLATVDRLLQGAEGFYKDVFSELGVPREPIEWSADSASDEVNTTGGRDDLARQAGVSQLIRAFRVRGHLWADLDPLGYQPQPNSELELATYGLGVWDLDRQFLAGTLNTDGRPMKLRDILETLQRTYCRRIGVEYMHIADPDLRHWLQRRLEDGANEVPLPRETKIRIMKKLNAAEAFETFLHTNYVGQKRFSLEGAETLIPVLDTLMAGAVGVGVEQVVVGMAHRGRLNVLANLVGKSYRQVFKEFEGTDPDSALGSGDVKYHLGACGKFEEPEVGSLDIVVSSNPSHLEAVNPVVEGMTRARQDRIGDQERNRVLPVLIHGDAAFSGQGVVAETLHLSKLRGYRTGGTIHIVVNNQIGFTTGPQDQKSSLYPTDVAKMVGAPIFHVNGDHPEQAVRVIRHALAFRHEFQRDVVVNMVCYRRWGHNEGDEPSYTHPRLYGKIKTHRSVRKLYTEMLLRSGDFDPETTEKALEDFRKRLREVHDEVLGSPDDDSPVADCPVAEERREIAEVDLRESLEKSLDALSRVPADFDLHPKLERQLQQRRQRYENGTIDWGQAESLAFGSLVLQGINVRLSGEDCGRGTFSQRHAILYDHSTSRPYSPLSHISPDQATFQVFDSLLSEFAVLGFEYGYSVDRPNALVMWEAQFGDFANGAQVVIDQFVSSAHDKWGQESAVTLLLPHGYEGQGPEHSSARLERFLQLAADRNIRVAYPSTPAQYFHLLRRQAHDTERRPLVVMTPKSLLRLPACVSTADDLVSGEFQPLLRPDVDPAGVHRAILCSGKVYYDLTSDPDRLDGIAVGRLEQFFPLDIDGIRDWLLSFPAATDWIWVQEEPRNMGAWSFLREALDTELADAGIRLRYVGRAASASTATGSNRRHTREQERLVDDALKLAVERSL; via the coding sequence ATGAGTCGATTCGGACACAACCGCGGGTACATCGACGAGTTGTACAACGCCTACCGCGAGAACCCCGCGTCCGTCAGCGAGGCGTGGCAGGAGTTCTTTCGCGATTATCGAGACGACACGGTCGCCCCGCCGAGTGCGCCGATGTCCGCCGCCGCGGTCCCACCGCCGCCGACACCGACACCGACGGAAACCGACGCCAAACCGATCCGCGGCATTGCCGCACGCATCGTCTCGAACATGGAAGCCAGCCTCGCGGTCCCCACGGCGACATCCAGCCGCGACATCGCCGTCAAGCTTCTCGAGGAGAATCGACGCATCCTGAACCAGCACCAGTCAACCGTCATGGGTGCAAGACTGTCGTTCACGCATTTGATCGGCTGGGCGATCGTCCGCGCGTTGGTCACACACCCTCAGATGAACGCGCACTTCGTCGACGTCGATGGAAAGCCACATCTTGTCGACGACCCCGAGGTAAAGCTCGGACTCGCGATCGACGTCGAGCGCAAGGGCGAACGCGTGCTGCTCGTTCCCGGAATCCCGTCGGCGCAAACGCTGAACTTCCCCGAATTCGTGGCGGCGTACAACGACCTCGTCGTGCGTGCTCGTGACAACCAGCTGCAGGTCGACGAGTTTGCCGGGACGACCGTCACGCTGACCAATCCCGGCATGATCGGCACAAGCATGTCGGTTCCGCGCTTGATGCAGGGACAGGGAACGATCATCGGGGTCGGTCGCATCGGCTACCCCCCCGTTTACTCCGGGATGAGCCCACGAATGATCGGGGACCTCGGTCTCTCGAAGACCATGACGATCACCAGCACCTACGACCATCGTGTGATCCAGGGTGCGGAGTCCGGCGGATTCCTCGCCACGGTCGATCGTCTTCTCCAGGGGGCGGAAGGGTTCTACAAGGACGTCTTCAGCGAACTTGGCGTCCCGCGTGAACCGATCGAATGGAGTGCGGATTCCGCCTCCGACGAGGTGAACACAACCGGCGGCCGGGACGATCTCGCCCGACAGGCCGGCGTCTCGCAACTGATCCGTGCGTTCAGGGTTCGGGGACATCTGTGGGCGGATCTCGATCCACTGGGTTACCAACCTCAGCCCAACAGCGAACTCGAGTTGGCCACCTACGGTCTTGGTGTCTGGGACCTCGATCGACAGTTCCTTGCCGGGACGTTGAACACCGATGGCCGACCGATGAAGCTGCGAGACATTCTCGAGACGCTTCAACGGACCTATTGTCGCCGAATCGGTGTCGAGTACATGCACATCGCCGATCCCGACCTACGTCACTGGCTGCAGCGTCGGCTCGAAGATGGGGCGAACGAGGTTCCTCTCCCACGAGAGACGAAGATCCGCATCATGAAGAAGCTCAACGCCGCCGAGGCGTTCGAGACGTTCCTGCACACGAACTACGTGGGGCAGAAACGCTTCTCGCTCGAGGGCGCGGAGACACTCATCCCGGTACTCGACACTCTGATGGCGGGAGCCGTCGGCGTCGGCGTCGAACAGGTTGTCGTGGGGATGGCCCATCGCGGACGCCTGAACGTTCTTGCCAACCTCGTCGGCAAATCCTACCGACAGGTGTTCAAGGAATTCGAGGGCACCGATCCGGATTCGGCCCTTGGCTCGGGCGACGTCAAGTATCACCTGGGGGCCTGCGGCAAGTTCGAGGAACCGGAAGTCGGGTCACTGGACATCGTCGTGTCGTCAAACCCCAGTCATCTGGAGGCGGTCAACCCGGTTGTCGAGGGAATGACCCGGGCGCGCCAGGATCGCATCGGCGACCAAGAGCGCAACCGTGTGCTGCCCGTCTTGATCCATGGCGACGCCGCGTTTTCCGGTCAGGGGGTCGTTGCCGAGACGCTTCACCTCTCGAAGCTCCGCGGCTATCGTACCGGCGGCACGATTCACATCGTGGTGAATAACCAGATTGGATTCACGACCGGCCCACAGGATCAGAAGTCGTCGCTCTACCCGACGGATGTCGCGAAGATGGTCGGCGCACCGATCTTTCACGTGAACGGCGACCATCCCGAACAGGCGGTTCGGGTCATTCGCCATGCCCTTGCCTTCCGGCATGAATTCCAGAGAGACGTCGTCGTCAACATGGTCTGTTACCGACGTTGGGGTCACAACGAGGGCGACGAGCCGTCCTATACCCACCCGCGTCTCTACGGCAAGATCAAGACACATCGCTCGGTGAGGAAACTCTACACCGAGATGCTCCTGCGGAGTGGCGACTTCGACCCCGAGACCACCGAGAAGGCGCTGGAGGATTTCCGCAAGCGTTTGCGCGAGGTGCACGACGAGGTCCTGGGATCCCCTGACGACGACTCACCCGTCGCCGACTGCCCTGTGGCAGAGGAACGGCGGGAGATCGCAGAGGTCGATCTTCGCGAAAGTCTCGAGAAGAGTCTCGACGCCCTGAGTCGGGTTCCGGCCGACTTCGATCTGCACCCCAAACTGGAACGCCAACTCCAGCAGCGACGACAGCGCTACGAGAACGGGACCATCGACTGGGGACAGGCCGAGTCGTTGGCCTTCGGCTCTCTGGTGCTGCAGGGGATCAACGTCCGCCTGAGTGGCGAGGACTGCGGTCGAGGGACGTTCAGCCAACGACACGCGATCCTCTACGACCACTCGACATCCAGGCCTTACTCGCCGCTGTCACACATCTCTCCGGATCAGGCGACGTTCCAGGTATTCGACAGCCTGTTGTCGGAATTCGCGGTCCTCGGATTCGAGTATGGCTACAGCGTCGATCGACCGAACGCCCTCGTGATGTGGGAGGCGCAGTTCGGCGACTTCGCCAACGGCGCCCAGGTCGTGATCGACCAGTTCGTTTCATCGGCCCATGACAAGTGGGGTCAGGAGAGCGCGGTGACGCTGCTCTTGCCCCACGGTTACGAGGGACAGGGGCCGGAACACTCCAGTGCGCGTCTGGAACGGTTTCTGCAGTTGGCGGCCGACCGGAATATTCGCGTCGCCTACCCCAGCACACCCGCCCAGTACTTCCATCTCCTGCGACGCCAGGCCCACGACACCGAACGCCGGCCGCTGGTGGTGATGACGCCCAAGAGCCTTCTCCGGCTCCCCGCGTGTGTCTCCACGGCCGACGATCTCGTCAGCGGAGAGTTCCAGCCGCTGCTGCGACCCGACGTCGATCCTGCCGGCGTCCATCGAGCGATTCTCTGCAGCGGAAAGGTCTACTACGACCTGACGTCCGATCCGGACCGACTGGACGGGATCGCCGTCGGCCGTCTCGAACAGTTCTTCCCCCTCGACATCGACGGCATTCGCGACTGGCTACTGAGTTTTCCTGCGGCGACGGACTGGATCTGGGTTCAGGAGGAACCGCGCAACATGGGTGCCTGGAGCTTCCTGCGGGAGGCGCTGGACACGGAGCTGGCAGACGCCGGTATCCGCTTGCGCTATGTGGGCCGCGCCGCCAGTGCCAGCACGGCGACCGGCTCCAACCGGCGACACACAAGAGAGCAAGAACGACTGGTGGACGACGCCCTCAAGCTAGCTGTCGAGCGCAGCCTTTAG
- a CDS encoding cation diffusion facilitator family transporter, producing MSHDHHHSHAQTSSSRRIGVVLALTAGYAAAELIGGLLSNSLALLADAGHMLTDIFALSVALFATITGRRPADRRNTFGYKRVEILGALFNGTALLVIAVLIAIEAWTRWDNPPEIDVPMMATVAFGGLIVNLVAAYLLHSDRQQLNIRAAYYHVLGDLLGSVGALVAAGAIGLFGWRWADPAASVIISLIILVGAIRLLMASVHVLLEGVPKHLDIDEVGRALMDVPDVCQVHEMHLWSLRGTEPLLSAHLVVETADCNDRVLREATVILRDRFGIDHTTLQIEPADFNIDGDVLQSIRDRT from the coding sequence GTGAGCCACGATCATCATCATTCACACGCCCAGACGTCCTCGTCCCGCCGGATCGGCGTCGTCCTCGCGCTCACCGCCGGCTACGCCGCCGCCGAGCTGATCGGCGGCCTGCTCTCGAACTCCCTGGCGCTGTTGGCCGACGCCGGCCACATGCTGACCGATATCTTCGCTCTCAGCGTCGCCCTGTTCGCGACCATCACGGGCCGACGACCGGCCGACCGACGCAACACCTTCGGCTACAAACGGGTCGAAATTCTCGGTGCCCTGTTCAACGGGACGGCGCTCCTCGTCATCGCGGTGCTGATCGCGATCGAGGCCTGGACGCGTTGGGACAATCCACCGGAGATCGATGTGCCGATGATGGCCACCGTCGCGTTCGGGGGTCTGATCGTCAACCTTGTGGCAGCCTACCTGCTTCACTCCGACCGCCAGCAATTGAATATCCGTGCCGCCTACTACCATGTGTTGGGCGATCTACTGGGCAGTGTCGGCGCGCTCGTCGCCGCCGGTGCCATCGGCTTATTCGGTTGGCGCTGGGCGGACCCCGCCGCCAGCGTGATCATCTCGCTGATCATATTGGTGGGGGCCATTCGCCTCCTCATGGCATCGGTTCACGTCCTACTCGAGGGCGTACCCAAACACCTCGACATCGACGAGGTGGGGCGTGCGTTGATGGACGTGCCCGATGTCTGCCAGGTCCACGAAATGCATCTCTGGAGTCTTCGCGGAACCGAGCCCCTACTCTCGGCTCATCTGGTGGTCGAGACTGCCGACTGCAACGATCGCGTCCTGCGTGAGGCAACGGTCATTCTTCGCGATCGCTTCGGCATCGATCACACGACGCTTCAGATCGAACCGGCGGACTTCAACATCGACGGAGACGTTCTGCAGTCGATCAGAGATCGAACTTGA
- a CDS encoding S1 RNA-binding domain-containing protein, giving the protein TPETTPQEAPVVEPKVVEPKVVAEGEPPAKANAPVEAQAPAEKAAPAKPKVSAAQASLYRALRSSRPMRGQVEKVIKGGFEIRIGKTRGFCPRSQMDLQPITDAESYVGKDLPFRITQVRRGGDDVVVSRRAILQAEQVEEAKAVRGALLDGQIVQGRVISIAAFGAFVDLGAGVQGLIHLSELSHQRVSRVEDATKVGETVSVKILKIEESGKRISLSMRQAVADPWDSVGERFPAGTRHSGTVRRVADFGAFVELADGVEALAPASEFPPSRLAWETQAPVGEAKDWWVLSVDPGRRRISVTLATDEGQVHEKLEVGQEISGKVQRLERFGVFVWLGPGRVALMPSMWTGTARGADLSRNFTGGDSIDVTVVEIADDGKRIRVARKGVSTETPQHEPRTKRRERREPRSQERVEMPPPSPDDGSFGSLLADKLKAALDS; this is encoded by the coding sequence CACCCCCGAAACGACTCCACAGGAAGCACCGGTCGTCGAACCGAAGGTGGTTGAGCCGAAGGTCGTCGCCGAGGGGGAGCCCCCCGCCAAGGCGAATGCTCCGGTTGAGGCGCAAGCCCCGGCCGAGAAGGCCGCTCCGGCCAAGCCGAAGGTGTCGGCGGCCCAGGCGTCACTCTACCGCGCATTGCGCTCCTCTCGTCCGATGCGAGGTCAGGTCGAGAAGGTCATCAAGGGTGGCTTCGAGATTCGGATCGGCAAGACCCGCGGGTTCTGCCCCCGATCGCAGATGGACCTTCAACCGATCACCGATGCCGAGTCGTACGTCGGTAAGGATCTCCCGTTCCGCATTACTCAGGTGCGTCGAGGGGGAGACGACGTGGTGGTCTCCCGCAGGGCCATTCTTCAGGCGGAGCAAGTCGAGGAGGCCAAGGCCGTACGTGGCGCTCTACTGGACGGTCAGATCGTCCAGGGTCGTGTGATCTCGATCGCCGCGTTCGGTGCGTTCGTTGATCTGGGTGCCGGTGTGCAGGGGCTGATCCATCTGTCCGAACTCAGCCATCAGCGAGTCTCGCGAGTCGAAGATGCAACCAAGGTGGGGGAGACCGTCTCCGTGAAGATCCTCAAGATCGAGGAGTCGGGGAAACGCATATCTCTCAGTATGCGTCAGGCTGTGGCCGACCCGTGGGATAGTGTCGGCGAGCGGTTTCCCGCAGGAACTCGGCATTCCGGTACGGTTCGTCGTGTAGCCGACTTCGGCGCGTTCGTCGAACTGGCCGACGGAGTCGAGGCGTTGGCACCGGCCAGCGAATTCCCACCCTCGCGTCTGGCCTGGGAAACCCAAGCCCCGGTCGGAGAGGCGAAGGACTGGTGGGTTCTCTCTGTCGATCCCGGTCGTCGGCGAATCTCCGTAACACTGGCAACCGACGAAGGTCAGGTCCACGAGAAACTCGAGGTCGGTCAGGAGATCAGCGGGAAGGTGCAGCGTCTCGAGCGTTTTGGCGTATTCGTCTGGCTCGGACCCGGTCGCGTGGCGTTGATGCCGTCGATGTGGACCGGGACCGCAAGGGGCGCCGACCTCAGCCGCAACTTCACCGGCGGGGATTCCATCGATGTGACGGTTGTCGAGATTGCCGATGATGGGAAACGGATCCGCGTCGCCCGCAAGGGTGTCTCGACCGAAACGCCTCAGCACGAGCCCCGTACCAAACGACGTGAACGACGCGAGCCGCGGTCCCAGGAACGTGTCGAGATGCCGCCGCCTTCGCCGGACGACGGTTCGTTCGGATCCCTTCTGGCGGACAAGCTAAAGGCTGCGCTCGACAGCTAG
- a CDS encoding FAD-binding oxidoreductase, which produces MRPVKLEPVARGVSCEAIRQHDRIVDRLEDASAAPPGSCERLYLPEDERQASLCLAALHREGHPVLFQAARTSLTGGAIPHGEAIVSIERMNSIGPINENGDEATVRVGPGVRLRDLQRTLAARGWQYPPTPTYLEAMVGGVVSTNAGGPASFRYGVTRDWVLGLHVVTADGRRLEVERGQFVASTGESFPWEGTVRLPRPEHRLPSLKKITAGYHSAPQLDLVDLFVGAEGTLGLITEATLRLQRLPAGRIGGWVFLADDRTALAATGELRCLPVTAALSIRSVEFIDRDCLRLLREDGIDRKLRIELPAETGAAIYVVAETDRSWTDTELMDLLTDGTDVGQFLQLLVRYGDLDNVYLATDADPGRFEELVALRESVPHAVFERVRRTRLEVPEVQKLGGDTIVPFERLNEFMVGCREALARHEVVGAIWGHVSDGNLHPNVIAQSADEMKRGADFQLEIASLAQRLGGAPLAEHGVGRNVLKQELLRRFVGPEAIDRMWEIKRVLDPTLRIAPGVLLPPNND; this is translated from the coding sequence ATGCGCCCCGTCAAACTAGAGCCCGTGGCCCGTGGCGTCTCCTGCGAGGCGATCCGTCAGCACGATCGCATCGTCGACCGTCTCGAGGACGCGTCGGCGGCCCCACCGGGATCGTGTGAGCGCCTGTATCTCCCCGAGGACGAACGACAGGCGTCCCTTTGTCTTGCGGCTCTGCATCGTGAGGGACACCCGGTCCTGTTCCAGGCGGCAAGAACCTCCCTGACCGGTGGGGCGATCCCGCACGGCGAGGCCATCGTCTCCATCGAGCGGATGAACTCGATCGGCCCGATTAACGAGAACGGCGACGAGGCGACCGTTCGTGTCGGCCCCGGTGTGCGTCTCCGTGATCTGCAGCGGACCCTCGCGGCCCGTGGTTGGCAGTACCCCCCGACCCCCACCTATCTCGAGGCGATGGTCGGCGGGGTGGTTTCGACCAACGCCGGAGGTCCTGCGTCGTTCCGCTACGGGGTCACCCGCGATTGGGTCCTGGGACTGCACGTCGTCACGGCCGATGGGCGTCGACTGGAGGTCGAGCGAGGACAGTTCGTCGCGTCCACCGGAGAGTCCTTCCCCTGGGAGGGCACGGTTCGCCTTCCGCGACCGGAGCATCGTCTGCCGTCCCTCAAGAAGATCACCGCCGGCTATCACAGCGCGCCGCAGCTGGACCTGGTCGATCTCTTCGTCGGCGCCGAAGGCACGCTGGGATTGATCACCGAGGCGACGCTACGTCTCCAGCGGCTGCCTGCGGGCCGAATCGGCGGCTGGGTTTTCCTGGCCGACGATCGGACGGCCCTCGCCGCGACGGGTGAACTCCGTTGTCTTCCGGTGACGGCCGCGCTCTCGATTCGCAGCGTCGAATTCATCGATCGCGATTGCCTGCGGTTGCTGCGGGAGGACGGCATCGACCGAAAGTTGCGCATCGAGCTTCCCGCTGAGACCGGTGCCGCAATCTACGTGGTGGCAGAGACGGATCGGTCGTGGACCGATACGGAGTTGATGGATCTTCTTACCGACGGGACCGACGTCGGGCAGTTCCTCCAGCTTCTCGTTCGCTACGGTGACCTCGACAACGTCTACCTTGCGACCGATGCGGACCCCGGCCGATTTGAGGAGCTGGTGGCCCTCCGCGAATCTGTCCCACACGCTGTCTTCGAGCGGGTACGAAGGACTCGCCTGGAAGTGCCTGAAGTGCAAAAACTCGGTGGTGACACGATCGTTCCGTTCGAACGTCTGAACGAATTCATGGTCGGATGTCGCGAGGCGCTGGCGCGTCATGAGGTCGTCGGCGCGATCTGGGGGCACGTGTCTGACGGTAATCTCCATCCCAACGTGATCGCTCAATCTGCCGACGAGATGAAGCGGGGGGCAGACTTCCAACTCGAGATAGCGAGCCTGGCGCAGCGTCTCGGTGGCGCGCCATTGGCAGAGCACGGCGTTGGCCGTAACGTCTTGAAGCAGGAGTTGCTCCGACGATTCGTCGGACCCGAGGCGATCGACCGAATGTGGGAGATCAAGCGGGTTCTCGATCCGACGCTGCGAATCGCGCCGGGAGTGTTGTTGCCGCCGAACAACGATTGA
- a CDS encoding FAD:protein FMN transferase encodes MFTARQSTHRRTALSLCVGLALLSVACGGSVPIERSATVDGAEFSVQAWVYSPEVGDALFEEMLDRVTRFSKMTATASPSDLAEINRGARSGFHTIDDPDLYRCILLAYDWAKASRGASDPTLGPLHDAYRFAVERGRIPGRAEIDSRLDVIGWRRMTVAHEAKAIRLDNLEAYLDLAGVRRGFALDLAARALATSGVHGGLLRFGSTTYAWVPPPDQEDWPVPILDPSDRGSTLMTLRTSERAISVTGSPADSTAIDDRYLYERLDGRTGLPAVTQILAAVALADSAAEADAIADAFYVGGYRPAAALLERSRRVEAVLYLRTDEGPTLLASASLRGRIEPHEKLAAAVGDRIRYILPPQSIAVLPDVR; translated from the coding sequence GTGTTTACGGCGAGGCAGTCAACGCATCGCAGGACCGCGCTCTCGCTGTGCGTGGGTCTGGCGCTACTGTCGGTGGCCTGCGGGGGATCCGTTCCCATCGAGCGGAGCGCGACGGTTGACGGGGCCGAGTTCTCCGTTCAGGCCTGGGTCTACTCCCCCGAGGTCGGTGATGCCCTGTTCGAGGAGATGCTCGATCGGGTGACCCGTTTTAGCAAGATGACGGCCACCGCAAGTCCTAGTGATCTAGCCGAGATCAACCGCGGCGCGCGCAGTGGATTCCACACCATCGACGATCCCGATCTTTATCGCTGCATCCTCTTGGCCTACGACTGGGCCAAGGCCAGCCGCGGAGCCTCCGACCCGACGCTCGGCCCGCTGCACGACGCCTATCGGTTCGCCGTCGAACGCGGTCGAATCCCGGGGCGGGCAGAGATCGACTCTCGTCTGGACGTCATCGGCTGGCGCCGGATGACGGTGGCACACGAAGCCAAGGCCATCCGACTCGATAACCTCGAGGCCTATCTCGACCTCGCCGGAGTCCGTCGAGGGTTCGCCCTGGACCTCGCGGCGCGTGCGCTGGCGACCTCCGGTGTGCACGGCGGGCTTCTGCGGTTCGGTTCGACGACCTATGCCTGGGTGCCGCCTCCGGACCAGGAGGACTGGCCCGTGCCGATCCTCGACCCCTCGGATCGGGGGAGTACGCTCATGACGCTCCGGACTTCCGAGCGCGCGATCAGCGTCACCGGTAGCCCCGCTGATAGCACGGCGATTGACGACCGGTATCTCTACGAGCGGTTGGACGGTCGGACGGGACTGCCTGCCGTGACGCAGATCCTGGCTGCGGTCGCCCTGGCGGACTCGGCCGCCGAGGCCGACGCCATCGCCGATGCCTTCTACGTGGGGGGGTACCGACCCGCGGCGGCACTCCTCGAACGCTCGCGTCGTGTCGAGGCCGTCCTGTACCTGAGGACCGACGAGGGGCCAACGCTCCTGGCGTCGGCGTCGTTGCGTGGACGAATCGAGCCGCACGAGAAGCTCGCCGCAGCCGTGGGGGATCGAATCCGTTACATTCTTCCCCCGCAGTCCATCGCCGTCCTGCCTGACGTCCGCTAA
- a CDS encoding aldehyde dehydrogenase family protein — protein sequence MKQELLRELGIDAVSHGAATGQWIATSGEKVQSICPGDGEPIAAVSLANRQQYEQVQLAAHQRFESWRMLPAPQRGEIVRQLGDELRASKDPLGRLVSLEMGKILSEGLGEVQEMIDICDFAVGLSRQLYGLTMHSERATHRMYEQWHPLGTIGIISAFNFPVAVWAWNAALAAVCGNTMIWKPSLKTPLTAVAVQKICDRVMKRNDLEGLFNLVIGSDQEVGEALIADHRCPLISATGSSRMGKRVSTVVGERLGRSLLELGGNNALIVMDDADQELALRAVLFGAVGTAGQRCTSTRRLFLQKGIAESFTRKLVAAYGQVRIGDPLDEGTLMGPLIDDDAVTQMLAAIDTIKEQGGEILCGGGRADRPGHYVAPTLVKASHSMPIVQTETFAPVLYIFEFDTLDEAIRLQNDVPQGLSSAIFTDSLSSGEIFLSHRGSDCGIANVNVGTSGAEIGGAFGGEKETGGGRESGSDAWKFYMRRQTNTINWGGEMPLAQGVKFDL from the coding sequence ATGAAGCAGGAACTGCTCAGGGAACTTGGTATTGATGCCGTCAGCCACGGCGCTGCGACCGGTCAGTGGATCGCTACGAGTGGTGAAAAGGTGCAGTCGATCTGTCCCGGCGACGGAGAGCCGATCGCCGCGGTGAGTCTTGCGAATCGACAGCAGTACGAACAGGTTCAACTGGCGGCCCACCAGCGCTTCGAGAGCTGGCGAATGTTGCCTGCACCCCAACGCGGTGAGATCGTCCGACAGTTGGGCGATGAATTGCGCGCCTCCAAGGACCCGTTGGGACGACTCGTCTCGCTCGAGATGGGGAAGATCCTCTCGGAGGGTCTCGGCGAGGTTCAGGAGATGATTGACATCTGCGACTTCGCCGTCGGTCTTTCGCGCCAGCTCTACGGATTGACGATGCACTCCGAACGTGCCACCCATCGGATGTACGAGCAATGGCACCCCCTGGGAACCATCGGCATCATCAGCGCTTTCAATTTCCCCGTCGCCGTCTGGGCCTGGAACGCCGCGCTCGCAGCGGTGTGTGGCAACACGATGATCTGGAAGCCCTCGCTGAAGACGCCGCTCACCGCCGTCGCCGTGCAGAAGATCTGTGACCGGGTCATGAAACGTAACGACCTGGAAGGGCTCTTCAATCTCGTGATCGGTTCCGACCAGGAAGTGGGGGAGGCGCTGATCGCGGATCACCGCTGTCCGCTCATTTCCGCCACCGGTTCGTCGCGGATGGGCAAGCGCGTCTCGACCGTTGTCGGCGAGCGCCTGGGTCGATCTCTGCTTGAGCTCGGTGGAAACAACGCGTTGATCGTCATGGACGACGCAGACCAGGAACTGGCACTGCGGGCCGTCCTGTTCGGGGCGGTCGGAACCGCGGGACAGCGATGCACGTCCACGCGGCGTCTCTTCCTGCAGAAGGGGATAGCCGAATCGTTCACCCGAAAACTCGTCGCGGCCTACGGCCAGGTCCGCATTGGAGACCCGCTGGACGAAGGTACGCTGATGGGTCCCCTGATCGATGACGATGCCGTGACCCAGATGCTCGCAGCCATCGACACGATCAAGGAGCAGGGTGGAGAGATCCTCTGCGGCGGTGGACGTGCCGATCGCCCGGGACATTACGTCGCACCGACCCTGGTCAAGGCCAGCCACTCGATGCCGATCGTTCAGACCGAGACGTTCGCCCCGGTGCTCTACATCTTCGAATTCGACACGCTCGACGAGGCGATCCGCCTTCAGAACGACGTCCCGCAGGGGCTCTCTTCTGCGATCTTCACCGACAGCCTGTCCTCAGGCGAGATCTTCCTCTCCCACCGCGGAAGCGACTGCGGAATCGCCAATGTAAACGTCGGTACGTCCGGCGCGGAGATCGGCGGTGCGTTCGGCGGCGAGAAGGAGACGGGCGGTGGGCGCGAATCAGGATCCGATGCGTGGAAGTTCTACATGCGTCGGCAGACGAACACGATCAACTGGGGCGGCGAGATGCCGCTGGCCCAGGGCGTCAAGTTCGATCTCTGA